A window from Patagioenas fasciata isolate bPatFas1 chromosome 36, bPatFas1.hap1, whole genome shotgun sequence encodes these proteins:
- the WDR45 gene encoding WD repeat domain phosphoinositide-interacting protein 4 isoform X1 — protein MGAGPPAQPTTNLLLSAKTAHARFQDGATSPCPLSRWRRFRERPAPPRNALLGDVADLTSPEVRSSRRLSEETRWFSGVYGLGGRDFGLSEEILGSPGGILGSWGGSPPLLTPFPPATMAQTRGVNSLRFNQDQSCFCVAMDSGVRIFNVEPLMEKGHLDADQVGSIGLAEMLHRSNLLALVGGGAHPKFPDLSVLIWDDAREGKDKVVLEFTLPKPVLAVRMRHDKLVVLVRSRVYVFSFPHKPQKLFEFDTRDNPKGICDLCPSLERALLVFPGHKCGSLQLVDLSVAERGSSVAPVTINAHQGEVTCVSLSPPGTLVASASARGTLLRLFCTRSRLRLLELRRGTDPATLFCLSFSPDSAFLSAVSDKGTGHVFALRDTRLNRRSALARVGKVGPVLGPYVESQWSLATFPLPPEAASICAFGRGGRSPSSVVAVCVDGTFHKYVFSPDGNCNREAFDVFLDICDEDDF, from the exons ATGGGGGCGGGGCCGCCGGCTCAGCCAACCACAAACCTGCTTTTGAGCGCCAAAACCGCCCATGCCCGCTTCCAAGATGGCGCCACCTCTCCCTGCCCTCTCTCAAGATGGCGCCGTTTCCGGGAGCGCCCGGCCCCACCACGCAACGCGTTGCTAGGCGACGTGGCGGACCTGACATCACCGGAAGTCCGCTCTAGCCGCCGGCTCTCTGAGGAGACTCGCTGGTTTAGCGGTGTTTACGGTTTGGGCGGGCGGGATTTTGGGCTCTCTGAGGagattttggggtccccggggggaattttggggtcctggggggggtcaccccccctTTtaacccctttccccccagcaaCCATGGCTCAAACACGAGGGGTCAACAGCCTGCGCTTCAACCAGGACCAGA GCTGTTTCTGCGTCGCTATGGATTCCGGGGTTCGCATCTTCAACGTGGAGCCGCTGATGGAAAAGGGACATTTGG ACGCCGACCAGGTGGGGAGCATCGGCCTGGCCGAGATGCTGCATCGCTCCAACCTCCTGGCCCTGGTGGGGGGCGGCGCCCACCCCAAATTCCCCGACCTCTCAG TGTTAATTTGGGACGACGCCCGCGAGGGGAAGGACAAAGTGGTCCTGGAGTTCACGCTGCCCAAACCCGTCCTGGCCGTGAGGATGCGACACGATAA GTTGGTGGTGCTGGTGCGGAGCCGCGTTTACGTCTTCTCCTTCCCGCACAAGCCGCAGAAGCTCTTTGAGTTCGATACGCGCGATAACCCCAAAG GGATCTGCGATCTCTGTCCCAGTTTGGAACGGGCCTTACTGGTTTTTCCTGGGCACAAGTGCGGGAGTTTGCAGCTGGTG GACCTATCAGTGGCGGAGCGTGGCTCGTCGGTGGCGCCCGTGACCATCAACGCCCACCAGGGGGAGGTGACGTGCGTGTCCCTCAGCCCCCCCGGCACCCTGGTGGCCTCGGCCTCGGCGCGGGGGACCCTGCTGCGCCTCTTCTGCACCCGCAGCCGCCTGCGCCTGCTGGAGCTGCGCCGGGGCACCGACCCCGCCACGCTCTTCTG cctcTCGTTCAGCCCCGACTCCGCGTTCCTGAGCGCCGTGAGCGACAAGGGCACCGGGCACGTGTTCGCGCTCCGGGACACGCGGCTCAACCGCCGCTCCGC GCTGGCGCGGGTGGGGAAGGTGGGGCCAGTTTTGGGTCCCTATGTGGAGTCCCAATGGTCTCTGGccaccttccccctcccccccgagGCCGCTTCCATTTGCGCTTTCgggcggggggggcgcagccccaGCTCCGTGGTGG CCGTGTGCGTCGATGGAACGTTCCACAAATACGTGTTCAGCCCCGATGGGAACTGCAACCGTGAGGCTTTCGATGTTTTCCTCGATATCTGCGATGAGGACGATttctga
- the WDR45 gene encoding WD repeat domain phosphoinositide-interacting protein 4 isoform X2 → MAQTRGVNSLRFNQDQSCFCVAMDSGVRIFNVEPLMEKGHLDADQVGSIGLAEMLHRSNLLALVGGGAHPKFPDLSVLIWDDAREGKDKVVLEFTLPKPVLAVRMRHDKLVVLVRSRVYVFSFPHKPQKLFEFDTRDNPKGICDLCPSLERALLVFPGHKCGSLQLVDLSVAERGSSVAPVTINAHQGEVTCVSLSPPGTLVASASARGTLLRLFCTRSRLRLLELRRGTDPATLFCLSFSPDSAFLSAVSDKGTGHVFALRDTRLNRRSALARVGKVGPVLGPYVESQWSLATFPLPPEAASICAFGRGGRSPSSVVAVCVDGTFHKYVFSPDGNCNREAFDVFLDICDEDDF, encoded by the exons ATGGCTCAAACACGAGGGGTCAACAGCCTGCGCTTCAACCAGGACCAGA GCTGTTTCTGCGTCGCTATGGATTCCGGGGTTCGCATCTTCAACGTGGAGCCGCTGATGGAAAAGGGACATTTGG ACGCCGACCAGGTGGGGAGCATCGGCCTGGCCGAGATGCTGCATCGCTCCAACCTCCTGGCCCTGGTGGGGGGCGGCGCCCACCCCAAATTCCCCGACCTCTCAG TGTTAATTTGGGACGACGCCCGCGAGGGGAAGGACAAAGTGGTCCTGGAGTTCACGCTGCCCAAACCCGTCCTGGCCGTGAGGATGCGACACGATAA GTTGGTGGTGCTGGTGCGGAGCCGCGTTTACGTCTTCTCCTTCCCGCACAAGCCGCAGAAGCTCTTTGAGTTCGATACGCGCGATAACCCCAAAG GGATCTGCGATCTCTGTCCCAGTTTGGAACGGGCCTTACTGGTTTTTCCTGGGCACAAGTGCGGGAGTTTGCAGCTGGTG GACCTATCAGTGGCGGAGCGTGGCTCGTCGGTGGCGCCCGTGACCATCAACGCCCACCAGGGGGAGGTGACGTGCGTGTCCCTCAGCCCCCCCGGCACCCTGGTGGCCTCGGCCTCGGCGCGGGGGACCCTGCTGCGCCTCTTCTGCACCCGCAGCCGCCTGCGCCTGCTGGAGCTGCGCCGGGGCACCGACCCCGCCACGCTCTTCTG cctcTCGTTCAGCCCCGACTCCGCGTTCCTGAGCGCCGTGAGCGACAAGGGCACCGGGCACGTGTTCGCGCTCCGGGACACGCGGCTCAACCGCCGCTCCGC GCTGGCGCGGGTGGGGAAGGTGGGGCCAGTTTTGGGTCCCTATGTGGAGTCCCAATGGTCTCTGGccaccttccccctcccccccgagGCCGCTTCCATTTGCGCTTTCgggcggggggggcgcagccccaGCTCCGTGGTGG CCGTGTGCGTCGATGGAACGTTCCACAAATACGTGTTCAGCCCCGATGGGAACTGCAACCGTGAGGCTTTCGATGTTTTCCTCGATATCTGCGATGAGGACGATttctga